From Falco cherrug isolate bFalChe1 chromosome 4, bFalChe1.pri, whole genome shotgun sequence, one genomic window encodes:
- the LOC129735908 gene encoding death domain-containing membrane protein NRADD-like, with amino-acid sequence MTAGGCCTPCPAGFGTTEPCGRADTHCQPCTHSENLEGADMEPVTGDPRVTPTLVPPPPEAGGKDIIPVYCSLLAAVVVGLLAYVAFKCWHTCRQKQQLAKARAGDVGTVPEGEKLQGDSGVFLDTPSLQEPPQHAPPAAPAQGPVPPQRREELERLLERGGPGGDWRGLAARLGFGPDAIGAFARSRAPARALLSAWAGAEGATPEALCQALAAIGCHDAARRLVAPGDATSAL; translated from the exons ATGACGGCGGGGGGGtgctgcaccccctgccccgccggctTCGGCACCACTGAGCCCTGTGGCCGCGCTGACacccactgccagccctgcacccaCA GTGAGAACCTGGAGGGCGCAGACATGGAGCCAGTGACAGGGGACCCCCGTGTCACCCCCACCTTGGTGCCACCGCCACCCGAGGCCGGCGGCAAGGACATCATCCCTGTCtactgctccctcctggctgccgTGGTGGTGGGACTCCTCGCCTACGTGGCCTTCAAGTG CTGGCACACGTgtaggcagaagcagcagctggccaaGGCACGGGCAGGGGATGTGGGGACAGTGCCTGAGGGCGAGAAGCTACAGGGTGACAGCGGGGTCTTCCTCGacacccccagcctgcaggagcCCCCCCAGCACG cgcccccggccgcccccgcgcaGGGCCCGGTGCCGCCGCAGCGGCGGGAGGAGCTGGAGCGGCTGCTggagcggggcgggcccgggggcgACTGGCGCGGCCTGGCCGCTCGCCTGGGCTTCGGGCCCGACGCCATCGGCGCCTTCGCCCGCAGCCGGGCGCCCGCCCGCGCCCTGCTCAGCGCCTGGGCCGGGGCCGAGGGCGCCACGCCGGAGGCCTTGTGCCAGGCCCTTGCCGCCATCGGCTGCCACGACGCTGCGCGGCGCTTGGTGGCACCCGGGGACGCCACCTCTGCCCTGTGA
- the LOC102053074 gene encoding D-threo-3-hydroxyaspartate dehydratase-like isoform X1, whose protein sequence is MDGRTDSSSMWLGAPLEQLPTPALTLDQATVRRNAERMQERCRALGLRLRPHVKTHKTLEGAELATGGTRRGIVVSTLAEARFFAAGGFDDILYAYPLPGGRLEECAALAQRLQAFQLLLDSPQALALLRQHPLPPGKRWLVWLKLDCGNGRAGVRPTDPAAMALARAIAQDAPEEVTLVGVYAHCGDTYGCRDVPAIQSIARATTAAVLDFVTALRQAGVSCPQATIGSTPSCSHPVPEMAQLTELHPGNYLFYDLQQTLLGSCHLEEVAIRVLTRVIGHYPHRNQLLVDCGWAALSLHGRDQVPMGCAAIEGHPQLRLVGLTQEHGQVEAINGQLDFERFPLGSVLALIPFHACATAAMHPVYYVHAVGKVVELWHPVRGW, encoded by the exons atggatggacggacggacag cagcagcatgtggcTGGGAGCccccctggagcagctgcccaCCCCAGCGTTGACCCTGGACCAGGCAACAGTGCGACGCAATGCCGAGCGCATGCAGGAGCGCTGCCGGGCCCTTGGCCTCCGCCTGCGCCCCCATGTCAAAACCCACAAGACACT agAAGGTGCCGAGCTGGCAACAGGTGGCACCCGCCGAGGCATCGTGGTCTCCACCTTGGCCGAAGCCCGGTTTTTCGCGGCGGGGGGCTTCGATGACATCCTCTACGCCTACCCGCTGCCAGGGGGGCGGCTGGAGGAGTGTGCCGCCCTGGCCCAGCGCCTCCAGgccttccagctcctcctcgACAGCCCCCAGGCCCTGGCCCTCCTGCGccagcacccactgcccccCGGCAAGCGCTGGCTCGTCTGGCTGAAGCTCGACTGCGGGAATGGCAGGG CCGGCGTGCGGCCCACGGACCCCGCTGCCATGGCGCTGGCACGGGCCATCGCCCAGGACGCTCCAGAGGAGGTGACACTGGTGGGGGTCTACGCTCACTGTGGGGACACCTACGGCTGCCGTGATGTCCCAGCCATCCAATCCATCGCCCGGGCCACCACCGCCGCTGTTCTCGACTTCGTCACCGC GCTGCGGCAGGCAGGGGTGTCATGTCCCCAGGCCACCATCGGCTCCACACCGTCCTGCAGCCACCCGGTGCCGGAGATGGCCCAGCTCACCGAGCTCCACCCGGGCAACTACCTCTTCTATG ACCTTCAGCAGACCCTGCTGGGTTCCTGTCACCTGGAGGAGGTGGCCATCCGTGTCCTCACCAGGGTCATCGGTCACTACCCGCACCGCAACCAGCTGCTGGTGGACTGTGGGTGGGCGGCCCTCAGCCTCCACGGCCGCGACCAGGTGCCCATGGGCTGCGCCGCCATCGAGGGGCACCCCCAGCTCAG GCTGGTGGGACTGACGCAGGAGCACGGCCAGGTGGAAGCCATCAATGGACAGTTGGATTTTGAGCGCTTCCCGCTGGGCAGCGTCTTGGCTCTCATCCCCTTCCAT GCCTGTGCCACCGCCGCCATGCACCCCGTCTACTACGTCCACGCCGTGGGGAAGGTGGTGGAGCTCTGGCACCCTGTCCGCGGCTGGTAG
- the LOC102053074 gene encoding D-threo-3-hydroxyaspartate dehydratase-like isoform X2: MDGRTDSSSMWLGAPLEQLPTPALTLDQATVRRNAERMQERCRALGLRLRPHVKTHKTLPQALALLRQHPLPPGKRWLVWLKLDCGNGRAGVRPTDPAAMALARAIAQDAPEEVTLVGVYAHCGDTYGCRDVPAIQSIARATTAAVLDFVTALRQAGVSCPQATIGSTPSCSHPVPEMAQLTELHPGNYLFYDLQQTLLGSCHLEEVAIRVLTRVIGHYPHRNQLLVDCGWAALSLHGRDQVPMGCAAIEGHPQLRLVGLTQEHGQVEAINGQLDFERFPLGSVLALIPFHACATAAMHPVYYVHAVGKVVELWHPVRGW, from the exons atggatggacggacggacag cagcagcatgtggcTGGGAGCccccctggagcagctgcccaCCCCAGCGTTGACCCTGGACCAGGCAACAGTGCGACGCAATGCCGAGCGCATGCAGGAGCGCTGCCGGGCCCTTGGCCTCCGCCTGCGCCCCCATGTCAAAACCCACAAGACACT CCCCCAGGCCCTGGCCCTCCTGCGccagcacccactgcccccCGGCAAGCGCTGGCTCGTCTGGCTGAAGCTCGACTGCGGGAATGGCAGGG CCGGCGTGCGGCCCACGGACCCCGCTGCCATGGCGCTGGCACGGGCCATCGCCCAGGACGCTCCAGAGGAGGTGACACTGGTGGGGGTCTACGCTCACTGTGGGGACACCTACGGCTGCCGTGATGTCCCAGCCATCCAATCCATCGCCCGGGCCACCACCGCCGCTGTTCTCGACTTCGTCACCGC GCTGCGGCAGGCAGGGGTGTCATGTCCCCAGGCCACCATCGGCTCCACACCGTCCTGCAGCCACCCGGTGCCGGAGATGGCCCAGCTCACCGAGCTCCACCCGGGCAACTACCTCTTCTATG ACCTTCAGCAGACCCTGCTGGGTTCCTGTCACCTGGAGGAGGTGGCCATCCGTGTCCTCACCAGGGTCATCGGTCACTACCCGCACCGCAACCAGCTGCTGGTGGACTGTGGGTGGGCGGCCCTCAGCCTCCACGGCCGCGACCAGGTGCCCATGGGCTGCGCCGCCATCGAGGGGCACCCCCAGCTCAG GCTGGTGGGACTGACGCAGGAGCACGGCCAGGTGGAAGCCATCAATGGACAGTTGGATTTTGAGCGCTTCCCGCTGGGCAGCGTCTTGGCTCTCATCCCCTTCCAT GCCTGTGCCACCGCCGCCATGCACCCCGTCTACTACGTCCACGCCGTGGGGAAGGTGGTGGAGCTCTGGCACCCTGTCCGCGGCTGGTAG